The following proteins are co-located in the Rhodococcus opacus B4 genome:
- a CDS encoding cation:proton antiporter, whose amino-acid sequence MNTDLAYLTAGLALLLAATVPRLFQDRAVSAPLIVLAVGAGGGVFLGESGTDALSPALHPAVTEHLSETCVIVALMGVGLAIDRPLGRRTWNSTWRLLLIAMPFGIAAVALLGWWVAALTPAVAILLGAVLAPTDPVLASDVQVEGPTSGGESDREDDEVRFALTSEAGLNDALAFPFVYLALFMIGKGPIDQWIVQWAAWELIGKTLIGAVVGWVAGDLLGRAVFRFPIAHMRLAERSEPIFALAATFAVYGLTELAGGYGFLAVFACAVAIRRTERAHDYHAEMHSLIEQLEHVLTLAVLLLLGVALTSGLLIHLTWGGVLVASALVFVIRPVVGWVSLLGCEEMSGPERRVTAFFGVRGIGSIYYLAYAAAEAGVDDERWLWSTVAFTVVLSVVVHGVSATRVMRLLDRRREDGASGDR is encoded by the coding sequence CTGAACACCGATCTCGCCTACCTGACGGCAGGACTGGCTCTCCTACTGGCCGCCACCGTTCCGCGCCTGTTCCAGGACCGTGCCGTCTCGGCGCCGCTGATCGTCCTGGCGGTCGGCGCGGGAGGCGGCGTGTTCCTCGGCGAGTCGGGAACGGACGCCCTCTCGCCGGCACTGCATCCCGCTGTGACGGAACATCTGAGCGAGACGTGCGTCATCGTCGCGTTGATGGGCGTGGGACTGGCGATCGACAGGCCGCTGGGCCGGCGGACGTGGAATTCGACGTGGCGTCTGCTGCTGATCGCGATGCCGTTCGGTATCGCCGCTGTCGCGCTGCTCGGCTGGTGGGTGGCGGCACTGACCCCCGCCGTCGCGATCCTGCTCGGGGCCGTTCTCGCGCCCACCGATCCGGTGCTGGCGTCCGACGTGCAGGTGGAGGGTCCGACGTCGGGCGGCGAGTCCGATCGGGAGGACGACGAGGTCCGGTTTGCGCTCACCTCGGAGGCCGGGCTCAACGACGCTCTCGCCTTTCCGTTCGTGTATCTGGCACTGTTCATGATCGGCAAGGGGCCGATCGACCAATGGATCGTCCAGTGGGCTGCCTGGGAATTGATCGGCAAGACGCTCATCGGCGCGGTCGTGGGGTGGGTGGCCGGTGATCTGCTCGGCCGCGCGGTCTTCCGCTTCCCGATCGCGCACATGCGTCTCGCCGAACGCAGTGAACCCATCTTCGCGCTCGCCGCCACGTTCGCCGTCTACGGACTCACCGAACTGGCCGGCGGATACGGGTTTCTGGCCGTCTTCGCCTGCGCCGTCGCCATCCGGCGGACGGAGCGGGCCCACGACTACCACGCCGAGATGCACAGCCTGATCGAGCAACTCGAACACGTGCTCACCCTCGCCGTCCTGCTCCTGCTGGGGGTCGCACTCACCTCCGGTCTGCTGATCCATCTGACGTGGGGCGGGGTCCTCGTCGCGTCGGCCCTCGTGTTCGTCATCCGGCCGGTCGTGGGTTGGGTGTCGCTGCTGGGCTGCGAGGAGATGTCCGGGCCCGAACGCCGGGTCACCGCATTCTTCGGGGTTCGCGGAATAGGGTCGATCTACTACCTCGCCTACGCCGCGGCGGAAGCCGGCGTGGACGACGAGAGGTGGTTGTGGTCGACGGTGGCGTTCACCGTCGTCCTCTCCGTCGTCGTCCACGGGGTGAGTGCGACGCGGGTGATGCGCCTACTCGACCGCCGTCGGGAGGACGGCGCGTCGGGGGACCGGTAG
- a CDS encoding MFS transporter, with protein MAEPLRRARAGTFGIFGINGFLLGMWVVHIPAIEDRTGISHSTLGSLLLLLAVGAIGGMQVSGPLADRFGSRRMVIVAGLALSVATVGPGLASAAWQLGLALLVFGFANGALDVSMNSQAVEVEQRYRRPIMSAFHALFSVGGVAGSLLGAATLAAGWTPLTALVVAGGIGVVAVAGGSRWLMADRPRSRHEPAPGEKAHGRLSARVLALGGIAFVLMLSEGVANDWSTLQVKEHLGTTDSVAALAFGAFSVMMTVGRFTADRVSAALGPVAVVRYGTLIAALGMLLVLVSGLLPLTILGWALFGLGLSGCVPQIFTAAGNLGAGSAGTNMSRVVGLGYVGFLAGPATIGWITQVVPLTVAMVVPLVCVLVAATFAGAVRRT; from the coding sequence GTGGCCGAGCCGCTCCGCCGGGCCCGGGCGGGAACGTTCGGGATCTTCGGGATCAACGGGTTCCTGCTGGGCATGTGGGTCGTGCACATTCCGGCGATCGAGGACCGGACCGGTATCAGCCACTCCACGCTGGGTTCGCTGCTGCTCCTGCTGGCGGTCGGCGCGATCGGCGGCATGCAGGTCAGCGGCCCGCTCGCCGACCGGTTCGGCAGCAGGCGGATGGTGATCGTCGCCGGCCTCGCGCTGTCGGTCGCCACCGTGGGTCCGGGGCTGGCGTCCGCTGCCTGGCAACTCGGTCTCGCCCTGCTCGTGTTCGGCTTCGCCAACGGCGCACTGGACGTGTCGATGAACTCCCAGGCCGTCGAAGTCGAGCAGCGGTATCGACGGCCGATCATGTCGGCGTTCCATGCCCTGTTCTCCGTCGGCGGGGTGGCGGGATCGCTGCTCGGGGCGGCGACGCTCGCCGCCGGATGGACACCCCTGACGGCGCTGGTGGTCGCCGGCGGCATCGGGGTCGTCGCCGTCGCCGGGGGCTCCCGCTGGCTGATGGCGGACCGTCCCCGCTCGCGGCACGAGCCGGCACCCGGCGAGAAGGCCCACGGACGACTGTCCGCGCGGGTGCTCGCGCTCGGTGGCATCGCCTTCGTCCTCATGCTGTCGGAGGGTGTCGCGAACGACTGGAGCACCCTGCAGGTCAAGGAACACCTCGGAACGACGGATTCCGTCGCTGCCCTTGCGTTCGGCGCCTTCTCGGTGATGATGACGGTGGGCCGGTTCACGGCAGATCGAGTAAGCGCCGCGCTCGGCCCCGTCGCCGTCGTCCGCTACGGCACCCTGATCGCGGCGCTCGGCATGCTGCTCGTCCTCGTCTCGGGATTGCTCCCCCTCACGATCCTCGGCTGGGCGCTGTTCGGTCTGGGGTTGTCGGGCTGCGTCCCGCAGATCTTCACCGCCGCGGGCAACCTCGGCGCGGGTTCCGCGGGCACCAACATGTCCCGCGTGGTCGGACTCGGGTACGTGGGGTTCCTCGCGGGCCCGGCCACCATCGGCTGGATCACCCAGGTGGTTCCACTCACCGTTGCCATGGTGGTGCCACTGGTCTGCGTGCTGGTCGCCGCCACGTTCGCAGGAGCGGTCCGGCGCACCTGA
- a CDS encoding DoxX family protein — MEVFLIVCGVLLAVSAVAVSIPKLRLKGTAWTGLQARGLSGQQVRLIGVAELAGGVGVLVGLYWTPLGVIATVALLILLLCAIAFHVRHGDYGNSDTRAVAMPAVYLAVLAVLASIGFAFAG, encoded by the coding sequence GTGGAAGTTTTCCTCATCGTGTGTGGCGTGCTCCTCGCCGTGAGCGCCGTCGCCGTGAGCATTCCCAAGCTGAGACTGAAGGGAACCGCGTGGACGGGGCTGCAGGCCCGGGGCCTGAGCGGGCAGCAGGTCCGGCTGATCGGCGTGGCCGAACTCGCCGGCGGGGTGGGCGTTCTCGTCGGCCTCTACTGGACTCCGCTGGGCGTGATCGCGACGGTGGCGCTGCTGATTCTCCTCTTGTGCGCTATCGCGTTTCACGTCAGACACGGCGACTACGGCAATTCCGACACGCGGGCCGTCGCGATGCCCGCCGTCTACCTCGCGGTGCTCGCCGTCCTCGCCTCGATCGGTTTCGCGTTCGCGGGGTGA
- a CDS encoding benzoate/H(+) symporter BenE family transporter — protein MSVPDSSDSSESDVRSPDSAAQPVSAGIVTALVGFTSSFAVVLTGLTAVGANSAQAASGLLALCVTQALGMLWMSRHYRMPITLAWSTPGAALLAGAGTVSGGWPAAVGAFAVVGAAVILTGLWPRLGRLIASIPPALAQAMLAGVLLPLCLAPVLALRDAPLAVAPVVLVWLVLQRYSPRWAVPSAFAAAAVVIAVGLVSGSDGLDPGALLPRLDVTTPAWTWQAMIGIAIPLYIVTMASQNIPGTAVMNSFGYRVPWRPAMLVTGVGTLVGAPAGGHAINLAAISAALAAAPSAHPDPRKRWVAAFTAGWAYLVLAGCSAAVATLIAAAPEGVVEAVAGLALLGTLGGALASALDDVREREGAVVTFLIAASGVSILGIGSAFWALVAGLIVRIAVGSRR, from the coding sequence ATGTCCGTGCCCGACAGTTCCGACAGTTCCGAGAGTGACGTGCGTTCACCGGATTCCGCCGCCCAGCCGGTCAGCGCCGGAATCGTCACCGCCCTGGTGGGCTTCACCAGTTCGTTCGCGGTCGTACTCACCGGGCTGACGGCGGTGGGCGCGAACTCCGCCCAGGCCGCGTCGGGACTGCTGGCGCTGTGTGTGACGCAGGCGCTGGGGATGCTGTGGATGTCGCGGCACTACCGCATGCCGATCACCCTCGCGTGGTCGACACCGGGCGCGGCGCTCCTCGCCGGGGCGGGGACGGTGAGCGGCGGATGGCCGGCCGCGGTCGGCGCGTTCGCCGTCGTGGGGGCGGCGGTGATCCTCACCGGGCTGTGGCCGCGGCTGGGACGGCTCATCGCATCCATCCCCCCGGCGTTGGCGCAGGCGATGCTTGCGGGTGTGCTGCTGCCGCTGTGCCTCGCGCCGGTGCTGGCGCTGCGGGACGCACCGCTGGCCGTGGCGCCGGTCGTCCTCGTGTGGCTGGTTCTGCAGCGGTATTCGCCGAGATGGGCGGTCCCGTCGGCGTTTGCGGCCGCCGCGGTGGTGATCGCGGTCGGTCTCGTCTCCGGCAGCGACGGGCTCGACCCGGGCGCGCTTCTTCCGAGGCTCGACGTCACCACACCGGCGTGGACGTGGCAGGCGATGATCGGGATCGCGATCCCGCTGTACATCGTGACGATGGCGTCCCAGAACATTCCCGGCACCGCCGTCATGAATTCCTTCGGCTACCGGGTGCCGTGGCGGCCGGCCATGCTGGTGACCGGTGTCGGGACCCTGGTCGGCGCCCCCGCGGGTGGGCACGCCATCAACCTCGCCGCCATCAGCGCCGCCCTCGCCGCCGCGCCGTCCGCGCATCCCGACCCGCGGAAACGCTGGGTCGCGGCCTTCACGGCAGGCTGGGCGTACCTGGTGCTCGCGGGGTGTTCCGCCGCGGTCGCCACCCTCATCGCCGCGGCGCCGGAGGGCGTCGTGGAGGCCGTCGCCGGCCTCGCCCTGCTCGGCACGCTCGGCGGCGCCCTGGCCTCCGCCCTCGACGACGTCCGGGAACGGGAAGGCGCCGTCGTCACGTTCCTGATCGCCGCGTCTGGAGTGAGCATCCTCGGCATCGGGTCGGCGTTCTGGGCGCTGGTCGCCGGACTGATCGTGCGAATCGCGGTGGGCTCGCGGCGATAA
- a CDS encoding alpha-ketoacid dehydrogenase subunit beta — protein MTTTTLSLGAALNAGLRRALEHDRKVVIMGEDVGRLGGVFRITDTLQKDFGDNRVIDTPLAESGIVGAAFGMALRGYRPVCEIQFDGFVYPAFDQIVSQVAKIHYRTQGRVTAPLTIRIPYGGGIGAVEHHSESPEAYFVHTAGLRVVTPSNPADAFHMIQQSVAADDPVVFFEPKRRYWDKADFDVDAGPDLPLHRARVAREGTDATIVAYGSVVPTALSAASIAADEGHSLEVIDLRSLSPIDFDTVEESVRKTGRLVVAHEASTFLGLGAEIAARISEKCFYQLDAPVLRVGGFDVPYPPSKLERHHLPDADRLLDAVDRSLAA, from the coding sequence ATGACCACCACCACGCTGTCGCTCGGCGCCGCGCTCAACGCAGGTCTGCGCCGCGCTCTCGAACACGACCGCAAGGTCGTGATCATGGGCGAGGACGTCGGACGCCTCGGCGGGGTCTTCCGCATCACCGACACTCTGCAGAAGGACTTCGGCGACAACCGGGTCATCGACACCCCGCTCGCCGAATCGGGGATCGTCGGCGCCGCGTTCGGGATGGCCCTGCGCGGCTACCGCCCCGTCTGCGAGATCCAGTTCGACGGCTTCGTCTACCCCGCGTTCGACCAGATCGTGTCGCAGGTCGCCAAGATTCACTACCGCACGCAGGGCCGGGTCACCGCGCCCCTGACGATCCGGATCCCGTACGGCGGCGGCATCGGCGCGGTCGAACACCATTCGGAATCGCCGGAGGCGTACTTCGTCCACACCGCCGGACTCCGCGTCGTCACGCCCAGCAACCCGGCGGACGCGTTCCACATGATCCAGCAGTCCGTCGCGGCGGACGACCCGGTGGTGTTCTTCGAACCGAAGCGGCGGTACTGGGACAAGGCCGACTTCGACGTGGACGCCGGACCGGACCTGCCGCTCCATCGGGCCCGGGTGGCCCGGGAGGGCACGGATGCCACCATCGTCGCGTACGGCTCCGTCGTGCCGACGGCCCTGTCGGCCGCGTCGATCGCCGCCGACGAGGGGCACTCCCTCGAGGTGATCGACCTGCGCTCCCTCTCCCCGATCGACTTCGACACCGTCGAGGAATCGGTGCGCAAGACCGGCAGACTCGTCGTCGCGCACGAGGCGTCGACGTTCCTCGGGCTGGGTGCGGAGATCGCGGCCCGCATCTCCGAGAAATGCTTCTACCAGTTGGATGCTCCGGTCCTGCGGGTCGGCGGATTCGACGTCCCGTATCCCCCGTCGAAGCTGGAACGGCATCATCTGCCGGACGCCGACCGCCTGCTCGACGCCGTCGATCGCAGTCTCGCGGCCTGA
- a CDS encoding acyl-CoA thioesterase, whose translation MPTAADFPTLWPVPTRWEDNDHYGHVNNVTYYSFFDTAVNGWLIATTGTDIRDLPAIGVVAETSCKYVSELTFPDRLQVGLSVGKLGTRSIVYALAIFRENGDALDLAALGRFVHVYVDAKTRKPVPIPEEIRSAAALLVAPDTA comes from the coding sequence ATGCCGACCGCCGCCGACTTCCCCACGCTGTGGCCGGTCCCTACCCGCTGGGAGGACAACGACCACTACGGGCACGTCAACAACGTCACGTACTACTCGTTCTTCGACACGGCCGTCAACGGCTGGCTGATCGCGACGACGGGCACCGATATCCGGGATCTTCCTGCCATCGGCGTGGTCGCCGAGACGTCGTGCAAGTACGTCAGTGAGCTGACGTTCCCGGACCGTCTGCAGGTGGGGTTGTCCGTCGGGAAGCTGGGCACGCGGAGCATCGTGTACGCGCTCGCGATCTTCCGCGAGAACGGCGACGCACTCGACCTCGCCGCCCTCGGCCGCTTCGTCCACGTGTACGTGGACGCGAAGACCCGGAAGCCGGTTCCGATACCTGAGGAAATCCGCAGCGCCGCAGCCCTTCTGGTGGCACCGGACACAGCCTGA
- a CDS encoding phosphotransferase family protein, whose protein sequence is MNAVGLNEDAVSAWIAGLGVGAIAPLSFERIGNGQSNLTYAVSDAGGGRWVLRRPPLGHLLASAHDVVREHRILSSLQGSDVPVPKILGLTEDPEVTDAPLVLMSYVAGVVIDSVGVAKKLTPEQRNAVGLAMPKALAKIHAVDLGDAGLEDLASHKPYAARQLKRWADQWEKSRTREVPAIEDLAGILERNMPEQAELSLVHGDFHLSNVITSPEEGEVVAVVDWELCTLGDPLADVGALLAYWPEAGDEDAGPFPASTLEGFPTRAELVEAYVHHTKRDVTHVGYWHVLALWKLAIIAEGVLRRVIDDPRNKAETGAPTVALIDGIIARAVATAEAEGLR, encoded by the coding sequence GTGAATGCTGTGGGGCTGAACGAAGATGCCGTTTCTGCGTGGATTGCCGGACTCGGTGTGGGAGCGATCGCGCCGCTGAGCTTCGAGAGGATCGGGAACGGTCAGTCGAATCTCACGTACGCGGTCAGCGACGCGGGCGGCGGACGGTGGGTGCTGCGGCGCCCGCCGCTCGGGCATCTGCTCGCGTCGGCGCACGACGTGGTCCGCGAACACCGGATTCTCTCGTCTCTGCAGGGGTCCGACGTTCCGGTGCCGAAGATCCTCGGGCTCACCGAAGATCCGGAGGTCACCGACGCGCCGCTCGTGCTGATGAGTTACGTCGCGGGGGTGGTGATCGACAGTGTCGGCGTGGCGAAGAAACTGACGCCCGAGCAGCGGAACGCCGTCGGGCTGGCGATGCCGAAGGCGCTCGCGAAGATCCATGCGGTCGATCTCGGAGACGCCGGGCTGGAGGACCTCGCCAGCCACAAACCCTACGCGGCAAGGCAGTTGAAGCGCTGGGCGGATCAATGGGAGAAGTCCCGCACCCGTGAGGTCCCGGCCATCGAGGATCTCGCCGGGATCCTCGAACGCAACATGCCGGAGCAGGCCGAACTCTCGTTGGTGCACGGCGATTTTCACCTGAGCAACGTCATCACCTCGCCGGAGGAAGGCGAGGTGGTCGCGGTGGTCGACTGGGAGCTGTGCACGCTGGGCGACCCCCTCGCCGACGTGGGTGCGTTGCTGGCGTACTGGCCCGAGGCGGGCGACGAGGACGCCGGACCGTTCCCCGCCTCCACCCTCGAGGGATTCCCCACCCGGGCCGAGCTCGTGGAGGCCTATGTCCACCACACCAAACGCGACGTCACGCACGTCGGGTACTGGCACGTGCTGGCGTTGTGGAAGCTGGCGATCATCGCCGAAGGCGTGCTGCGCCGCGTGATCGACGACCCCCGGAACAAGGCCGAGACCGGTGCGCCCACGGTCGCGCTGATCGACGGCATCATCGCCCGGGCGGTGGCCACGGCCGAGGCCGAGGGCCTGCGCTGA
- the pdhA gene encoding pyruvate dehydrogenase (acetyl-transferring) E1 component subunit alpha, whose translation MVDKIAYPVQLIQPDGLRVFRPDYTSLVRDIRPDQLRDLYEDLVVARRMDVEAVALQRQGELGLWAPLLGQEAAQVGSARALRPDDYAFISYREHAVAYCRGVDPGVMTRMWRGCAHSAWDPSSVNVTNPAIVVGSQGLHATGYAMGAHLDGAEIATIAYFGDGATSQGDLAEALGFSMSFNAPVVFFCQNNQFAISEPVHLQSPVPIAQRAAGYGMPALRVDGNDVLAVLAVTRQATQRAREGSGPTFIEAITYRMGPHTTSDDPTRYRAAAETEIWKARDPIDRMRRLLDREGLLGEEFLARVQATADAVAARLRSGTVEAPDPAPLDLFDHVYSTDHPLIDEEREQYAAYLAGFAGIEEALS comes from the coding sequence ATGGTCGACAAGATTGCCTATCCGGTCCAGCTCATCCAGCCGGACGGCCTACGGGTCTTCAGACCCGACTACACGAGCCTCGTCCGCGACATCCGACCCGACCAACTGCGCGACCTGTACGAGGACCTCGTCGTCGCGCGTCGGATGGATGTCGAGGCGGTCGCTCTGCAACGCCAGGGTGAACTGGGACTCTGGGCCCCGCTGCTCGGTCAGGAAGCCGCCCAGGTCGGCTCCGCCCGCGCGCTCCGTCCCGACGACTACGCGTTCATCAGCTACCGGGAACACGCCGTCGCCTACTGCCGGGGCGTGGACCCGGGTGTGATGACCCGCATGTGGCGGGGATGCGCGCATTCCGCGTGGGATCCGAGTTCCGTGAACGTGACGAATCCGGCGATCGTCGTCGGCTCCCAGGGACTGCACGCCACCGGATACGCCATGGGCGCCCACCTGGACGGCGCGGAGATCGCGACGATCGCCTACTTCGGCGACGGCGCCACCAGCCAGGGCGACCTCGCCGAGGCCCTCGGCTTCTCGATGAGCTTCAACGCGCCGGTCGTATTCTTCTGCCAGAACAACCAGTTCGCGATCAGCGAACCGGTCCACCTGCAGAGTCCCGTCCCCATCGCACAGCGCGCCGCCGGTTACGGCATGCCCGCTCTCCGGGTGGACGGCAACGACGTTCTCGCGGTCCTGGCGGTCACCCGCCAGGCCACGCAGCGGGCCCGCGAAGGCAGCGGGCCGACGTTCATCGAGGCCATCACGTACCGGATGGGCCCCCACACCACGTCGGACGACCCCACCCGATACCGGGCTGCGGCCGAGACGGAGATCTGGAAGGCCCGCGACCCGATCGACCGAATGAGGCGGCTCCTGGACCGGGAGGGGCTGCTGGGCGAAGAATTCCTCGCCCGGGTGCAGGCCACGGCGGACGCCGTCGCCGCGCGGCTGCGCTCGGGGACCGTCGAGGCGCCCGACCCCGCGCCGCTCGATCTGTTCGACCACGTCTATTCCACCGACCATCCGCTGATCGACGAGGAACGCGAGCAGTACGCCGCGTACCTCGCAGGCTTCGCCGGCATCGAGGAGGCACTGTCATGA
- a CDS encoding O-acetyl-ADP-ribose deacetylase: MTTIEVVQGDITTVEVDAIVNAANSGLLGGGGVDGAIHRAGGPDILAECRHLRATTLQDGLPAGQAVATTAGRLPARWVIHTVGPVYSASDDRSATLRGAYTASLAVAADLGAQSVAFPLISSGVYGWPADDAVRQAVGAVRESDSGIPRVLFVAFDARMAALLRGEVGGPH; this comes from the coding sequence ATGACCACCATCGAGGTAGTGCAGGGTGACATCACGACGGTCGAGGTCGACGCGATCGTCAACGCCGCGAACTCCGGACTGCTCGGCGGTGGTGGTGTGGACGGCGCCATCCACCGGGCCGGGGGACCCGACATCCTCGCCGAGTGCCGGCACCTGCGGGCCACCACGCTGCAGGACGGTCTGCCGGCGGGACAGGCGGTCGCGACGACGGCGGGCCGGTTGCCCGCCCGATGGGTGATCCACACCGTGGGCCCCGTGTACTCCGCTTCGGACGATCGGTCGGCCACCCTGCGCGGTGCCTACACCGCGAGCCTGGCGGTGGCCGCCGATCTCGGCGCGCAGTCCGTCGCGTTCCCGCTCATCTCGTCCGGCGTGTACGGCTGGCCCGCGGACGACGCTGTCCGGCAGGCGGTCGGCGCCGTCCGGGAGTCGGATTCCGGGATTCCGCGGGTGCTGTTCGTGGCGTTCGACGCGCGGATGGCGGCCCTGCTGCGCGGGGAGGTGGGTGGGCCGCACTGA
- a CDS encoding LysR family transcriptional regulator has translation MSESYQPTLTQLRAFAAVATHLHFGSAASDLGISQPTLSRALAALEIGLGVTLVERSSRRAVLTSVGRRLLPYAHRTLDATAEFVALASGTASLPVPRRAVLPTAVE, from the coding sequence AGCTCCGCGCCTTCGCTGCCGTCGCCACCCATCTGCATTTCGGCTCGGCGGCATCGGATCTCGGGATCAGCCAGCCCACCCTCTCGCGGGCGCTGGCTGCTCTCGAGATCGGGCTCGGGGTCACCCTGGTCGAGCGGAGCAGTCGCCGGGCGGTCCTGACGTCGGTCGGCAGGCGACTGCTCCCGTACGCCCACCGCACCCTGGACGCCACCGCGGAGTTCGTGGCACTGGCATCAGGGACGGCCTCGCTACCGGTCCCCCGACGCGCCGTCCTCCCGACGGCGGTCGAGTAG
- a CDS encoding dihydrolipoamide acetyltransferase family protein — protein MAQEFRLPDLGEGLTEAELVSWAVEVGQSIELNQVIGEVETAKALVELPSPYPGVVEELLVVPGATVPVGTPIIRIATDAATGEPPARTPVLVGYGPEAAAESKRARRRPATAPETAYPDGRRPDASPAARLAARERGIDLAVVAGTGPSGAVTRNDVESHTGSAEPSVPSERSDDSETVQRETRTPIRGVRKQTAAAMVRSAFTAPHVTEFVTVDVTRSVELLGRLRDLPEFEGLSVTPLSLVAKAMIVALRANPSLNASWDEENQEIVTKHYVNLGIAAATPRGLMVPNIKEAQSLSLLELCRAITELTATARSGRADPVQLTGGTVSITNVGVFGVDAGTPILNPGEAAILCLGSVDKRPWVHEDELAVRWVTTLSVSFDHRVVDGEQGSRFLSSVAAMLHDPASLLAHL, from the coding sequence TTGGCACAGGAATTTCGCCTACCCGATCTCGGTGAGGGGCTGACGGAGGCCGAACTGGTCTCCTGGGCCGTCGAGGTGGGCCAGTCGATCGAACTCAATCAGGTGATCGGCGAGGTCGAGACGGCGAAAGCCCTCGTCGAATTGCCCTCGCCCTACCCGGGTGTCGTGGAGGAACTGCTGGTTGTCCCGGGAGCGACGGTGCCGGTGGGGACGCCGATCATCCGGATCGCGACGGATGCGGCCACCGGGGAGCCTCCCGCGCGCACGCCCGTCCTGGTGGGGTACGGACCTGAAGCCGCCGCCGAGAGCAAGCGCGCCCGGCGGCGACCGGCGACCGCTCCGGAGACCGCCTACCCGGACGGTCGGCGCCCCGACGCGTCGCCGGCCGCCCGGCTCGCGGCCCGGGAACGCGGGATAGACCTCGCAGTCGTCGCGGGGACGGGACCGTCCGGCGCGGTCACGAGGAACGATGTGGAATCCCACACGGGGTCGGCCGAGCCGTCCGTGCCGTCGGAACGTTCGGACGATTCGGAGACGGTGCAGCGCGAGACCCGCACCCCGATCCGCGGTGTCCGGAAGCAGACGGCGGCGGCGATGGTCCGCAGCGCGTTCACGGCCCCGCACGTCACCGAATTCGTGACCGTCGACGTCACGCGCTCGGTGGAACTCCTCGGGCGCCTGCGGGACCTCCCCGAATTCGAGGGGCTGTCGGTGACCCCGCTGAGCCTCGTCGCGAAGGCGATGATCGTCGCGCTGCGGGCGAACCCGAGCCTCAACGCCTCGTGGGACGAGGAGAACCAGGAGATCGTCACCAAGCACTACGTCAACCTCGGTATCGCCGCGGCCACACCCCGAGGTCTGATGGTCCCCAACATCAAGGAGGCACAGTCGCTGAGCCTGCTCGAATTGTGCCGGGCGATCACCGAACTGACCGCGACCGCGCGCAGTGGCAGGGCCGATCCCGTGCAGCTCACCGGGGGCACGGTGTCGATCACCAACGTCGGGGTGTTCGGCGTCGACGCGGGCACGCCCATCCTCAACCCCGGCGAGGCGGCCATCCTGTGCCTCGGCAGCGTCGACAAGAGACCGTGGGTGCACGAGGACGAACTCGCGGTGCGCTGGGTCACCACGTTGAGCGTGTCGTTCGATCACCGCGTGGTCGACGGCGAGCAGGGGTCGAGGTTCCTGTCGTCCGTCGCGGCGATGCTGCACGATCCCGCCTCACTGCTCGCGCACCTCTGA